One Salvelinus fontinalis isolate EN_2023a chromosome 11, ASM2944872v1, whole genome shotgun sequence DNA window includes the following coding sequences:
- the glt8d2 gene encoding glycosyltransferase 8 domain-containing protein 2: MALLRKINHILLVMLVLIVCLLLHSKLFSGPSRPKLKHTETRKDPERAPKVPVEKAAEGEDDIPVVICAAEERMGGAMATINSIYSNTDASVFFYIVTLRDAIKLTRQYIEKTKLKGIKYKILEFNPMVLKGKVKPDSSRPDLLHPLNFVRFYLPLLDISHKRVIYLDDDVIVQGDIKDLYHTKLEKGHAAAFATDCDLPSTHEMVRSVGMQTTYMGFLDYRKQEVRDLGINPSDCSFNPGVFVADIGEWKKQKITKQLENWMQENLKKNIYSSAMAGGVATPPMLIVFHDKYTIIDPLWHVRHLGWSPDARYSETFLQGAHLLHWNGRFKPWDYPCVHLDLWEKWFIPDPTGKFSLVRPEGKI, encoded by the exons ATGGCTCTTTTGAGGAAAA TAAACCATATCCTGCTCGTGATGCTGGTTCTCATAGTGTGTCTACTCCTGCACAGTAAGCTGTTCAGTGGCCCGTCTCGGCCCAAACTCAAACACACAG AAACCAGGAAGGACCCAGAGCGTGCGCCCAAAGTTCCTGTAGAGAAGGCAGCGGAGGGAGAGGATGACATCCCAGTAGTCATCTGTGCTGCGGAGGAACGAATGGGCGGTGCCATGGCAACCATCAACAGCATCTATAGCAACACAGATGCCAGCGTGTTTTTCTATATTGTCACTCTTCGTGATGCCATCAAGCTGACAAG ACAGTACATAGAGAAGACCAAGTTGAAGGGAATCAAGTATAAGATTCTAGAGTTCAACCCCATGGTTCTGAAAGGGAAGGTGAAACCAGACTCCTCCCGACCAGACCTGCTGCATCCA CTGAACTTTGTACGCTTTTACTTGCCGCTCCTTGATATCAGCCACAAGAGGGTGATCTACTTAGACGACGATGTCATTGTGCAAG GTGACATCAAGGACCTGTACCATACCAAGTTGGAGAAAGGCCATGCTGCTGCCTTCGCCACAGACTGTGACCTGCCCTCCACCCACGAGATGGTGCGCAGCGTGGGCATGCAG ACAACGTACATGGGCTtcctggactacaggaaacaggaagtgagagaCCTGGGGATCAACCCCAGCGACTGCTCCTTCAACCCTGGGGTGTTTGTGGCCGACATTGGAGAGTGGAAGAAACAGAAGATCACCAAACAGCTGGAGAACTGGATGCAGGAGAACTTAAA GAAAAACATATACAGCAGTGCCATGGCAGGGGGTGTGGCGACTCCTCCTATGCTGATCGTGTTCCATGACAAATACACAATCATCGATCCTCTGTGGCACGTCCGACACCTGG GCTGGAGCCCAGACGCCCGCTACTCTGAGACCTTCCTCCAGGGTGCACACCTGCTGCACTGGAACGGCCGCTTCAAGCCCTGGGACTACCCCTGTGTCCACCTGGACCTGTGGGAGAAGTGGTTCATCCCAGATCCCACCGGGAAATTCTCGTTGGTACGGCCCGAGGGCAAAATCTGA